Proteins encoded within one genomic window of Brachybacterium avium:
- a CDS encoding (Fe-S)-binding protein → MRISLMTTCLVDVVAPDVARATVILLERLGHEVVFDKRQTCCGQMHTNSGYYTEAAPIVRSFVDTFEPALESVDAIVMPSGSCTGCVRDQHQLVARHEGDSELEQRAAAVAAKTYELSELLVDVLKVTDVGAYFPHSVTYHPTCHSMRFLKVGARPLKLLRAVEGLEMKNLPESDSCCGFGGTFSVKNDATSDAMVTDKAENVVRSGAEFVVAGDASCLMNIGGKLRRTGASPRSVHLAQILASTKEDPFIPAETILGRAP, encoded by the coding sequence ATGCGCATCTCTTTGATGACCACGTGCCTGGTGGACGTGGTCGCCCCGGATGTGGCTCGGGCGACCGTGATCCTGCTGGAACGGCTCGGCCACGAGGTGGTGTTCGACAAGCGGCAGACCTGCTGCGGCCAAATGCACACCAACTCCGGGTACTACACCGAAGCGGCGCCGATCGTGCGCTCCTTCGTCGACACCTTCGAACCGGCGCTGGAGTCGGTCGATGCGATCGTGATGCCCTCTGGCTCCTGCACCGGGTGCGTGCGCGATCAGCATCAGCTGGTGGCGCGGCATGAGGGCGACAGCGAGCTCGAACAGCGTGCCGCAGCGGTCGCGGCGAAGACCTATGAGCTCTCGGAGCTGCTGGTGGACGTGCTGAAGGTGACCGATGTCGGCGCCTACTTCCCGCACTCGGTGACCTACCATCCCACCTGCCACTCGATGCGCTTCCTCAAGGTGGGGGCGCGACCGCTGAAGCTGCTGCGTGCGGTCGAGGGCCTGGAGATGAAGAACCTGCCCGAGTCCGATTCATGCTGCGGCTTCGGCGGCACCTTCTCGGTGAAGAATGACGCCACCAGCGATGCGATGGTGACGGACAAGGCCGAGAACGTGGTGCGCAGCGGTGCTGAGTTCGTGGTCGCGGGTGACGCCTCGTGCCTGATGAACATCGGCGGCAAGCTGCGCCGCACAGGTGCCTCGCCGCGCTCCGTGCATCTCGCGCAGATCCTCGCCTCGACCAAGGAGGATCCCTTCATCCCGGCGGAGACCATCCTGGGCAGGGCGCCGTGA
- a CDS encoding alpha-L-fucosidase — translation MDEAHWFDEARFGLFVHFGIYAVSARHEWVMSRERRDPEDYARYAQEFDPDRFDARDIARGAREAGMRYAVLTTKHHDGFCLWDSDLTEYTAPKVCGRDLVEEWVRALRDEGLRVGLYHSLIDWSHPDFTIDQNHPLRDRPDRAELDAGRDMARYRSYLHGQVRELLTRYGQIDYLFFDFTYPGPQGKSAEDWDARTLLALVRELQPGALVNDRLGIPGDLVTPEQYQPARPMTGPDGTPIRWEACQTLNGSWGYDRDNLEFKSPDLLVRMLVGSVSTGGNMLLNIGPDGRGGLRREDTAALAEIGEWMELHEDSVRGAGPAQGFTAPDGTVLTQRGDRLYVHLTTWPMQHVHLAGAAGRVRFARLLHDGSEVVHRVIDPEQKASQMTLGSLGRDVVTFTLPVRRPDVALPVLEIRLEPEGATG, via the coding sequence ATGGATGAGGCCCACTGGTTCGACGAGGCCCGCTTCGGCCTGTTCGTGCACTTCGGGATCTACGCCGTCTCGGCGCGCCACGAATGGGTGATGAGCCGGGAGCGGCGTGATCCCGAGGATTATGCGCGGTACGCGCAGGAGTTCGACCCCGATCGGTTCGATGCTCGCGACATCGCGCGCGGTGCCCGGGAGGCCGGCATGCGGTACGCCGTGCTGACCACGAAGCATCATGACGGGTTTTGCCTGTGGGACAGCGATCTCACCGAGTACACGGCGCCGAAGGTGTGCGGGCGTGACCTGGTGGAGGAATGGGTCCGGGCGCTGCGTGACGAGGGGCTGCGCGTCGGCCTCTATCATTCACTGATCGACTGGTCCCATCCGGACTTCACGATCGACCAGAACCATCCGCTGCGGGACCGTCCCGATCGGGCCGAGCTCGACGCCGGTCGCGACATGGCGAGGTATCGCAGCTATCTGCATGGCCAGGTGCGAGAGCTGCTCACCCGGTACGGGCAGATCGACTATCTCTTCTTCGACTTCACCTACCCGGGGCCGCAGGGGAAGAGTGCAGAGGACTGGGATGCCCGGACGCTGCTGGCCCTGGTGCGGGAGCTGCAGCCGGGTGCCCTGGTGAACGACCGGCTCGGCATTCCCGGGGACCTGGTCACGCCGGAGCAGTACCAGCCGGCGCGGCCCATGACCGGCCCCGACGGCACTCCGATCCGGTGGGAGGCCTGCCAGACCCTGAACGGGTCCTGGGGCTATGACCGCGACAACCTCGAGTTCAAGAGCCCCGACCTGCTGGTGCGGATGCTCGTGGGCTCGGTGTCGACGGGTGGGAACATGCTGCTGAACATCGGGCCCGACGGGCGAGGGGGCCTGCGTCGTGAGGACACCGCAGCCCTTGCAGAGATCGGCGAATGGATGGAGCTGCACGAGGACTCCGTCCGCGGGGCCGGGCCGGCGCAGGGATTCACCGCCCCTGACGGCACGGTCCTCACCCAGCGCGGTGACCGTCTGTACGTGCACCTGACCACCTGGCCCATGCAGCACGTCCACCTCGCCGGAGCCGCCGGTCGTGTGCGTTTCGCGCGTCTGCTGCACGACGGCTCGGAGGTCGTGCACAGGGTCATCGACCCGGAGCAGAAGGCATCACAGATGACGCTCGGCTCCCTGGGCCGCGACGTCGTCACCTTCACCCTCCCCGTGCGCCGGCCGGACGTCGCGCTGCCCGTGCTGGAGATCAGACTGGAGCCGGAGGGCGCAACCGGATGA
- a CDS encoding DUF6458 family protein, with the protein MGAIVGGIILFVLGAIARFALEFDLPGVDSGMLGTILMAAGAVLFVVGLLLMLRSRKTVVNTQNAPGHSVSERRDPPPTV; encoded by the coding sequence ATGGGCGCCATCGTCGGCGGAATCATCCTCTTCGTCCTGGGAGCCATCGCGCGCTTCGCGCTGGAGTTCGATCTGCCCGGCGTGGACTCCGGCATGCTCGGCACTATCTTGATGGCGGCGGGAGCCGTCCTGTTCGTCGTCGGCCTGCTGCTGATGCTGCGCTCGCGCAAGACTGTCGTGAACACGCAGAACGCACCGGGGCACAGCGTCTCCGAGCGCCGCGACCCTCCGCCCACGGTCTGA
- a CDS encoding ATP-dependent Clp protease ATP-binding subunit, whose translation MFERFTDRARRVVVLAQDEARLLNHNYIGTEHILLGLIHENEGVGAKALEALGVTLDAVREQVRDIIGEGNQTPSGHIPFTPRAKKVLELSLREALQLGHNYIGTEHILLGLLREGEGTAVKVLSRLKAEPSAVRQEVIERLSGYQGKEPANAGGPSEGQPAGSLVLDQFGRNLTQAAREGKLDPVIGRADEAERVMQVLSRRTKNNPVLIGEPGVGKTAVVEGLAQAITAGDVPETLKDKQLYTLDLGSLVAGSRYRGDFEERLKKVLKEIRTRGDIILFIDEIHTLVGAGAAEGAIDAASILKPMLARGELQTIGATTLEEYRKHIEKDAALERRFQPIQVDQPSVAHTVEILKGLRDRYEAHHKVTITDAALVAAANLADRYVNDRFLPDKAIDLIDEAGARLRIRRLTAPPELKEFDARIEATRKQKEEAIDGQDFELAASLRDEEQKLKVERDEKEKAWRHGESDAVTTVSEEVIAEVLAASTGIPIVKLTEEESSRLLNMEDELHKRVIGQDEAIKAISRAIRRTRAGLKDPKRPGGSFIFAGPTGVGKTELAKALAEFLFGDEEALIQLDMSEFGEKHTASRLFGSPPGYVGYDEGGQLTEKVRRKPFSVVLFDEVEKAHVDIFNSLLQILEDGRLTDSQGRVVDFKNTIIIMTTNLGTRDIAKGVSLGFTAGGDLSTDYARMKSKVHEELKQHFKPEFLNRVDDVVVFPQLSMQEIVQIVDLEIAKLETRLRDRDMSLTLSSKAKDLLAETGYDPVLGARPLRRTIQRDIEDTLSERILFGQIQVGDEIVVDAEGEGLLGELTFARRAEGGELTPISEEIDIDSMTQARAEDLTHADGTSSPDADSAEASTS comes from the coding sequence ATGTTCGAACGCTTCACCGATCGCGCCCGCCGCGTCGTCGTCCTGGCACAGGACGAGGCACGGCTGCTGAACCACAACTACATCGGCACCGAGCACATCCTGCTCGGTCTGATCCATGAGAACGAGGGAGTCGGCGCGAAGGCGCTCGAAGCCCTCGGCGTGACCCTTGACGCCGTGCGCGAGCAGGTGCGCGACATCATCGGCGAGGGGAACCAGACCCCCTCCGGTCACATCCCCTTCACCCCGCGAGCCAAGAAGGTGCTCGAGCTGAGCCTCCGCGAGGCGCTGCAGCTGGGCCACAACTACATCGGCACCGAGCACATCCTGCTGGGCCTGCTGCGCGAGGGTGAGGGCACCGCCGTCAAGGTGCTCTCGCGCCTGAAGGCGGAGCCGTCGGCCGTGCGCCAGGAGGTCATCGAGCGCCTCTCCGGCTACCAGGGCAAGGAGCCCGCCAACGCGGGCGGCCCCTCTGAGGGACAGCCCGCCGGGTCGCTGGTGCTCGACCAGTTCGGTCGCAATCTCACCCAGGCCGCCCGCGAGGGCAAGCTCGACCCGGTCATCGGCCGGGCCGACGAGGCCGAGCGGGTGATGCAGGTGCTCTCACGCCGCACCAAGAACAACCCGGTGCTGATCGGCGAGCCCGGGGTCGGCAAGACCGCGGTCGTCGAGGGCCTGGCACAGGCCATCACCGCCGGTGACGTCCCCGAGACGCTCAAGGACAAGCAGCTGTACACGCTGGACCTCGGATCCCTGGTCGCGGGCTCCCGCTACCGCGGTGACTTCGAGGAGCGCCTGAAGAAGGTGCTCAAGGAGATCCGCACCCGGGGCGACATCATCCTGTTCATCGACGAGATCCACACCCTCGTCGGTGCCGGTGCGGCCGAGGGCGCGATCGATGCCGCCAGCATCCTCAAGCCGATGCTGGCCCGCGGCGAGCTGCAGACCATCGGTGCGACCACTCTCGAGGAGTACCGCAAGCACATCGAGAAGGACGCAGCGCTCGAGCGCCGCTTCCAGCCGATCCAGGTCGACCAGCCCTCGGTGGCCCACACCGTGGAGATCCTCAAGGGGCTGCGGGACCGCTACGAGGCCCATCACAAGGTGACGATCACCGATGCGGCGCTGGTGGCCGCGGCGAACCTCGCAGACCGTTACGTCAACGACCGCTTCCTGCCGGACAAGGCGATCGACCTGATCGATGAGGCGGGTGCCCGCCTGCGCATCCGCCGTCTCACCGCACCGCCGGAGCTCAAGGAGTTCGACGCCCGCATCGAGGCCACGCGGAAGCAGAAGGAGGAGGCGATCGACGGGCAGGACTTCGAGCTCGCAGCCTCGCTGCGCGATGAGGAGCAGAAGCTCAAGGTCGAACGGGACGAGAAGGAGAAGGCCTGGCGGCACGGCGAGTCCGATGCCGTGACCACGGTCAGCGAAGAGGTCATCGCCGAGGTGCTGGCCGCTTCCACCGGCATCCCGATCGTGAAGCTCACCGAGGAGGAGTCCTCGCGGCTGCTCAACATGGAGGACGAGCTGCACAAGCGGGTCATCGGGCAGGACGAGGCCATCAAGGCCATCTCCCGCGCGATCCGTCGCACGCGCGCCGGCCTCAAGGATCCCAAGCGCCCGGGCGGCTCGTTCATCTTCGCCGGCCCCACCGGCGTCGGCAAGACCGAGCTCGCCAAGGCGCTCGCCGAGTTCCTGTTCGGTGACGAGGAAGCCCTGATCCAGCTCGACATGTCCGAGTTCGGGGAGAAGCACACGGCCTCGCGCCTGTTCGGCTCGCCCCCCGGATACGTCGGCTATGACGAGGGCGGCCAGCTCACCGAGAAGGTGCGGCGGAAGCCGTTCTCCGTGGTGCTGTTCGACGAGGTGGAGAAGGCCCATGTGGACATCTTCAACTCGCTGCTGCAGATCCTCGAGGACGGTCGCCTCACCGACTCGCAGGGCCGGGTGGTCGACTTCAAGAACACCATCATCATCATGACCACCAACCTCGGCACCCGGGACATCGCCAAGGGCGTCTCCCTGGGCTTCACCGCAGGCGGAGACCTCTCCACCGACTACGCGCGGATGAAGTCGAAGGTGCATGAGGAGCTCAAGCAGCACTTCAAGCCCGAGTTCCTGAACCGTGTCGACGACGTGGTGGTCTTCCCGCAGCTGTCCATGCAGGAGATCGTCCAGATCGTGGATCTGGAGATCGCCAAGCTCGAGACCCGGCTGCGGGACCGGGACATGTCCCTCACCCTCTCGTCGAAGGCGAAGGATCTGCTGGCCGAGACCGGGTACGACCCGGTGCTCGGTGCTCGTCCGCTGCGCCGCACCATCCAGCGCGACATCGAGGACACGCTCTCCGAGCGGATCCTGTTCGGGCAGATCCAGGTCGGCGACGAGATCGTCGTCGACGCGGAGGGGGAGGGCCTGCTCGGGGAGCTGACCTTCGCCCGCCGGGCCGAGGGCGGCGAGCTGACGCCGATCTCCGAGGAGATCGACATCGATTCGATGACCCAGGCGCGTGCCGAGGACCTCACCCACGCCGACGGGACGAGCTCCCCGGACGCGGACAGCGCGGAGGCCAGCACCTCCTGA
- a CDS encoding DedA family protein, giving the protein MGDTIDWLLSLTAQMEDWILGIADAWWVHPMVYLFAAFDGFFPSVPSESTIVTLSSLWSSSGRPSIIFLGLAAWLGAWTGDNLGYLIGSKVGWERFRFLREGRGRGAVEAADRGLQKRALVFLMTARYIPFGRTAVNLVAGAVHYPHRHFWPRSLLSTFVWAVYSCAIGAIAGAWFEDHNLLAITVALFAALVMALVIERLITTLHRALDRRAERREAAADLAAKDAAAEAQLRETTSPDGATEAAAPNGEGPDQGPQTVGSSAESPLSPSRGEDSSP; this is encoded by the coding sequence ATGGGCGACACCATCGACTGGCTGCTGTCACTGACGGCGCAGATGGAGGATTGGATCCTCGGCATCGCCGATGCCTGGTGGGTCCATCCCATGGTGTACCTGTTCGCCGCGTTCGACGGCTTCTTCCCCTCAGTGCCGAGCGAGTCGACGATCGTGACCCTCTCCTCCCTGTGGTCCAGCTCGGGTCGCCCCTCGATCATCTTCCTCGGCCTGGCGGCGTGGTTGGGTGCCTGGACCGGCGACAACCTGGGGTATCTGATCGGCAGCAAGGTCGGCTGGGAACGCTTCCGGTTCCTGCGCGAAGGTCGTGGCCGCGGCGCTGTCGAGGCGGCGGATCGAGGACTGCAGAAGCGGGCCCTGGTCTTCCTGATGACCGCCCGCTACATCCCCTTCGGTCGCACCGCGGTGAACCTGGTCGCCGGCGCCGTGCACTATCCCCACCGCCATTTCTGGCCCCGTTCGCTGCTGTCCACCTTCGTGTGGGCCGTCTACTCGTGCGCGATCGGGGCGATCGCAGGCGCCTGGTTCGAGGACCACAACCTGCTGGCCATCACGGTCGCGCTGTTCGCCGCTCTGGTGATGGCTCTGGTCATCGAACGGCTGATCACCACGCTGCACCGCGCCCTGGACCGCCGGGCCGAGCGGCGCGAGGCCGCGGCGGATCTCGCGGCGAAAGATGCTGCCGCTGAAGCCCAGCTGCGGGAGACGACCTCGCCGGACGGCGCCACCGAGGCCGCCGCTCCGAACGGCGAGGGACCCGACCAGGGGCCGCAGACCGTCGGCTCCAGCGCCGAGTCACCGCTGAGCCCGTCACGTGGAGAGGACAGCTCGCCATGA
- a CDS encoding amino-acid N-acetyltransferase: MSTTIRPALPADVRGINRLVEPMTHTGVLLGKDLVSYYEAVQEFLVAIDEAGEVVGCGALHVMWEDLAEVRTLAVHEDHLRTGLGHRLLDSLLERALQLGLQRVFCLTFEVDFFVRHGFEVMSEAVEPDLYNQLLRSPDEGIAEFLDLARVKPNTLGNTRMIKALLPPR, encoded by the coding sequence ATGAGCACCACCATCCGTCCCGCGCTGCCCGCCGATGTGCGCGGCATCAACCGTCTCGTCGAGCCGATGACCCACACCGGGGTGCTGCTGGGCAAGGACCTGGTGTCCTATTACGAGGCGGTCCAGGAGTTCCTGGTGGCGATCGATGAGGCCGGGGAGGTGGTCGGCTGCGGCGCGCTCCACGTGATGTGGGAGGACCTCGCAGAGGTTCGCACCCTCGCGGTGCACGAGGACCATCTCCGCACGGGCCTGGGCCACCGGCTGCTCGACTCCCTGCTCGAGCGGGCGCTCCAGCTCGGCCTGCAGCGTGTGTTCTGCCTGACCTTCGAGGTGGACTTCTTCGTCCGCCACGGCTTCGAGGTGATGAGCGAGGCCGTGGAGCCCGACCTCTACAACCAGCTGCTGCGCTCCCCGGACGAGGGGATCGCCGAGTTCCTCGATCTCGCGCGGGTCAAGCCCAACACCCTCGGCAACACCCGCATGATCAAGGCACTGCTCCCACCACGCTGA
- a CDS encoding A/G-specific adenine glycosylase: MHGASAPDPTGAGRSREAPARAVGAPSPSGVARTDEIAAHAESVEAVIAWFAEAGRDLPWRREGVSAWAILVSEVMLQQTPVVRVLPRWQEWMQRWPAPSDLADAPTAEVLRCWDRLGYPRRALRLQECARVIVREHGGRVPRGEQALRALPGVGEYTAAAVTAFAHGERALVVDTNIRRVLARSVRGHALPDRSYSAAERAVAAASLPLSREQSTAWNQAVMELGALVCTARAPRCQQCPLAGGGCAWFAAGRPAATEDTRRRQPFEGTDRQMRGMIMALLRRDGSAAQEQLMGLDADDPERVRRGIRTLAADGLAVRDGAHLRLP, from the coding sequence ATGCACGGTGCCTCGGCACCTGATCCCACCGGCGCGGGCCGGAGCCGCGAGGCTCCGGCCCGCGCTGTTGGTGCGCCCTCGCCCAGCGGTGTCGCCAGGACGGACGAGATCGCCGCGCACGCGGAATCCGTCGAGGCGGTGATCGCCTGGTTCGCCGAGGCGGGCCGCGATCTGCCCTGGCGTCGCGAGGGTGTATCGGCCTGGGCGATCCTGGTCTCCGAGGTGATGCTGCAGCAGACCCCGGTGGTCCGGGTCCTGCCGCGCTGGCAGGAATGGATGCAGCGGTGGCCCGCACCGTCGGACCTGGCCGACGCCCCGACCGCCGAGGTGCTGCGCTGCTGGGACCGGCTCGGCTATCCGCGACGGGCGCTGCGGCTGCAGGAATGTGCGCGCGTCATCGTTCGCGAGCACGGCGGGAGGGTCCCCCGCGGCGAGCAGGCCCTGCGTGCGCTGCCGGGGGTCGGTGAGTACACCGCCGCTGCGGTCACCGCCTTCGCGCACGGAGAGAGGGCCCTCGTGGTCGACACCAACATCCGTCGGGTGCTCGCCCGGAGCGTGCGCGGCCATGCTCTGCCGGACCGCTCCTACAGTGCTGCGGAGCGAGCGGTGGCCGCCGCCAGCCTGCCGCTGTCGCGTGAGCAGTCCACGGCCTGGAACCAGGCCGTGATGGAGCTGGGGGCGTTGGTGTGCACCGCTCGGGCCCCGCGCTGCCAGCAGTGTCCGCTGGCCGGAGGCGGCTGTGCCTGGTTCGCCGCCGGCCGTCCTGCCGCGACGGAGGACACTCGTCGCCGCCAGCCCTTCGAGGGCACGGATCGGCAGATGCGAGGCATGATCATGGCCCTGCTGCGCAGGGACGGCTCCGCCGCGCAGGAGCAGCTGATGGGGCTCGATGCGGATGACCCCGAGCGGGTGCGGCGTGGCATCCGCACGCTGGCAGCCGATGGCCTCGCGGTCCGTGACGGGGCGCACCTGCGCCTGCCGTGA
- the mscL gene encoding large conductance mechanosensitive channel protein MscL encodes MKGFKNFVMQGNVIDLAVGVVIGGAFTALIGAFVDNLIQPVINVFGGQNPAGLAFRIIQGNDGTLVDIGAVISAVIAFLITAAVVYFVFVLPISSARRLDRKRRGLPEEEETPISEDIVLLTEIRDALTARPGSAAQPGGTTPQV; translated from the coding sequence ATGAAGGGTTTCAAGAACTTCGTCATGCAGGGCAACGTCATCGACCTCGCGGTCGGCGTCGTGATCGGCGGTGCGTTCACCGCCCTGATCGGTGCGTTCGTGGACAACCTGATCCAGCCCGTGATCAACGTCTTCGGCGGGCAGAACCCCGCCGGTCTCGCCTTCAGGATCATCCAGGGCAATGACGGCACGCTGGTCGATATCGGCGCCGTGATCTCCGCCGTCATCGCGTTCCTGATCACCGCGGCCGTCGTCTACTTCGTCTTCGTGCTCCCGATCTCCTCCGCACGGCGGCTCGATCGCAAGCGGCGCGGGCTTCCCGAGGAGGAGGAGACCCCGATCTCCGAGGACATCGTCCTGCTCACCGAGATCCGGGATGCGCTCACCGCCCGGCCCGGCAGCGCGGCCCAGCCCGGCGGGACCACCCCGCAGGTCTGA
- a CDS encoding SAF domain-containing protein: MLSRLRAHLPAWRRALRRRRRTLSVLAVMALTAALLPSLLPPSSRGVEVVVLDEELATGTVVTSAHLSTARIAEDLVPADAALDVEQVLGRTTRIPLSAGTPLLPGMLEASGTAAVPEGFVLMTVPVPRALVPHLPPGTRIELLPVGPTVDPTADPTAFSSSGIAARVLEVVAPDPGVPALGSGSTGMAEALVTVERGQERELAHALGAGAVVVTVIG, translated from the coding sequence ATGCTCTCCCGTCTCCGCGCTCACCTGCCCGCCTGGCGCCGTGCTCTGCGCCGACGACGACGGACGCTCTCCGTGCTGGCCGTCATGGCGCTCACGGCAGCCCTGCTGCCCTCGCTGCTGCCGCCCTCGTCCCGCGGGGTCGAGGTGGTGGTTCTCGATGAGGAGCTCGCAACCGGCACCGTGGTGACCTCCGCGCACCTGAGCACCGCCCGCATCGCAGAGGATCTGGTCCCCGCGGATGCCGCACTCGATGTCGAGCAGGTGCTGGGCCGCACCACCCGGATCCCGTTGAGCGCCGGAACGCCCCTGCTGCCCGGGATGCTCGAGGCCTCCGGCACGGCCGCCGTCCCCGAGGGCTTCGTGCTGATGACGGTGCCCGTACCCCGGGCGCTCGTGCCGCATCTGCCGCCGGGCACCCGGATCGAGCTGCTCCCGGTGGGTCCGACGGTGGATCCGACAGCGGATCCGACCGCGTTCAGCAGCTCGGGGATCGCGGCCCGGGTCCTCGAGGTCGTCGCCCCCGACCCGGGCGTGCCCGCGCTGGGCAGCGGGAGCACGGGCATGGCCGAGGCGCTCGTCACCGTCGAGCGGGGGCAGGAACGAGAACTGGCTCACGCTCTGGGAGCCGGGGCTGTGGTCGTGACGGTGATCGGTTAA
- a CDS encoding FmdB family zinc ribbon protein, with protein sequence MPTYVYACKNCDHRFEQYQSFSEDSLRTCPECTQDALRKVFDSVGIVFKGPGFYSTDSAASGASTASTASTGASGTADGASSGAAASTPSETSSSSTPATQPAPAAS encoded by the coding sequence GTGCCCACGTACGTCTACGCCTGCAAGAACTGCGACCACCGATTCGAGCAGTACCAGAGCTTCAGCGAGGACTCGCTGCGGACCTGCCCCGAGTGCACCCAGGACGCACTGCGGAAGGTCTTCGATTCCGTGGGGATCGTCTTCAAGGGGCCCGGTTTCTACTCGACCGACTCCGCGGCCTCGGGCGCCTCCACGGCATCCACTGCGTCCACCGGCGCGTCCGGCACCGCCGATGGTGCGAGCTCCGGTGCCGCCGCGAGCACCCCCTCCGAGACGTCCTCCTCGAGCACACCGGCCACGCAGCCCGCCCCCGCGGCCTCCTGA
- a CDS encoding 5-formyltetrahydrofolate cyclo-ligase produces MDQLGWRVRLPGLPGRGFGKEPAGERLGTCALEEASLVLVPAVAVDRSRTRIGHGAGYYDRALRTLPEGARIVAVINPDELLAKDSLPCEGHDVPIPTVLTADGLVSLVTSTSA; encoded by the coding sequence ATGGATCAGCTGGGATGGCGAGTCCGCCTTCCAGGACTCCCCGGCCGCGGCTTCGGCAAGGAGCCGGCCGGCGAGAGGCTCGGCACCTGCGCGCTCGAGGAGGCCTCGCTGGTGCTGGTGCCCGCGGTGGCGGTGGACCGCTCCCGCACCCGGATCGGGCACGGGGCCGGCTACTACGACCGCGCGTTGCGCACCCTGCCCGAGGGGGCGCGGATCGTCGCGGTGATCAATCCCGACGAGCTGCTGGCGAAGGACTCGCTGCCGTGCGAGGGGCATGACGTGCCGATCCCCACCGTGCTCACGGCCGACGGTCTCGTCTCGCTGGTCACGTCCACGAGCGCCTGA
- a CDS encoding GNAT family N-acetyltransferase: MVHVWPLTLQDGELMLRPLRRRDRGAFERLRERNARWLRPWDATDPEHGARPMDFRLLRRWNQEQARLGLALPLVITVQGRLAGQITAGPIQYGALRSAVLGYWISHDEAGRGVVPRAAALVIDHLFAELGMHRIEVTVRPENVASLRVVEKLHLRPEGLRRSAIHVDGAWRDHQVFALTAEEVATGDDGHGVLRRLHSEFSGDTPAT, translated from the coding sequence ATGGTTCACGTGTGGCCGCTGACATTGCAGGACGGGGAGCTGATGCTGCGTCCCCTGCGCCGCCGTGACCGCGGGGCCTTCGAACGGCTGCGAGAGCGCAACGCACGCTGGCTGCGCCCCTGGGACGCGACCGATCCCGAGCACGGAGCTCGCCCGATGGACTTCCGGCTCCTGCGCCGCTGGAACCAGGAGCAGGCGCGACTGGGGCTCGCGCTGCCGCTGGTGATCACGGTCCAGGGGCGGCTGGCCGGGCAGATCACCGCGGGCCCCATCCAGTACGGGGCGCTGCGCTCCGCAGTGCTCGGCTACTGGATCAGTCATGACGAGGCCGGTCGCGGGGTCGTGCCCCGCGCGGCGGCGCTGGTGATCGACCACCTCTTCGCCGAGCTCGGCATGCACCGCATCGAGGTCACCGTGCGCCCCGAGAACGTGGCGAGCCTGCGCGTGGTGGAGAAGCTGCACCTGCGGCCCGAGGGACTGCGAAGGTCGGCGATCCACGTCGACGGGGCCTGGCGCGACCACCAGGTCTTCGCCCTCACCGCGGAGGAGGTCGCCACCGGGGATGACGGGCACGGGGTGCTCAGACGTCTCCACAGCGAGTTTTCCGGCGACACGCCCGCAACCTGA